Proteins encoded by one window of Cannabis sativa cultivar Pink pepper isolate KNU-18-1 chromosome 4, ASM2916894v1, whole genome shotgun sequence:
- the LOC133036975 gene encoding uncharacterized mitochondrial protein AtMg00310-like, giving the protein MDSLIRKFWWTGGNDKDRYMALIKWDSLCCPKAMGGLGFRKMEHMNSALLAKLAWQVATDFDTPWVKCFKAKYCRRNSFWSVESKGYDSATWKGILHAREIIRNGSITLVGSGADVDIWEQPWIPWLNYEEFSCLMREVRVRSRLLSSVADISSPNGDWNRQRVLEIFGNDIGSRICEIQRLPILNSDMLIWKHSGDGEFSVKGALNVCSNINDHDAGIDSKLWKFI; this is encoded by the coding sequence ATGGATAGCTTGATTAGAAAATTTTGGTGGACAGGGGGAAATGATAAGGACAGGTACATGGCCTTAATTAAGTGGGATTCGTTATGCTGCCCCAAGGCTATGGGTGGATTGGGGTTTAGAAAGATGGAGCATATGAATTCAGCTTTACTAGCCAAGTTAGCTTGGCAAGTTGCGACTGATTTCGACACACCGTGGGTGAAATGTTTCAAGGCTAAATACTGCAGAAGGAATTCTTTTTGGAGTGTCGAGAGTAAGGGCTATGATTCAGCTACTTGGAAAGGGATTCTTCATGCCCGTGAGATCATTCGAAACGGTAGTATCACTCTTGTAGGGAGTGGGGCGGATGTCGACATATGGGAGCAACCATGGATTCCATGGTTGAATTATGAAGAGTTTTCATGTCTAATGCGTGAGGTGCGAGTTCGGTCCCGATTGCTAAGTTCTGTTGCAGATATCTCCTCTCCCAATGGTGACTGGAATAGACAGCGAGTCTTGGAGATTTTTGGTAATGATATTGGCTCTAGAATTTGTGAAATTCAGAGACTCCCTATTCTCAACTCAGATATGTTGATTTGGAAACATTCTGGGGACGGTGAATTCTCGGTCAAAGGGGCTCTTAATGTCTGTTCCAATATCAATGATCACGATGCCGGAATTGATAGCAAGCTTTGGAAATTCATTTGA
- the LOC115715054 gene encoding glutathione S-transferase zeta class, producing the protein MATATGDDQPKLKLYSYWRSSCSFRVRIALNLKGLHYDYEAVNLVKGEQRNPEFLKLNPIGYVPVLVDGDIVLSDSFAILLYLDEKYPQHPLLPTDLKRKAINLQVANIVSASIQPLQNLVLLSYIKEKFGPEEITPWVKYHLGNGFAALEGLLKNYAGRYATGDEVFLADLFLAPQIHSFVTRFNFDLSQYPILSRLNEAYSLLPAFQNAMPEKQPDYPSSSTS; encoded by the exons ATG GCCACTGCAACCGGGGATGACCAACCCAAGCTCAAGCTCTATTCCTACTGGAGGAGTTCTTGCTCCTTCCGGGTTAGGATCGCCCTCAATTTGAAAG GGCTACACTACGACTACGAAGCAGTTAACCTTGTGAAAGGAGAGCAACGAAATCCAG AGTTTTTGAAGCTCAACCCGATCGGGTACGTGCCCGTGCTGGTGGATGGGGACATAGTTTTGTCTGATTCTTTTGCTATCTTATTG TATTTGGATGAGAAGTACCCTCAACACCCGCTCTTGCCAACTGATCTCAAAAGAAAAGCTATTAATTTGCAG GTTGCAAATATTGTTTCAGCAAGCATACAGCCTCTTCAAAATCTGGTACTACTG agttacatcaaagaaaaaTTCGGTCCAGAAGAGATAACACCTTGGGTTAAATATCATCTTGGAAATGGCTTTGCAG CACTTGAGGGTCTGCTAAAAAACTATGCTGGAAGATATGCAACTGGAGATGAAGTCTTCTTG GCGGATTTATTTTTAGCACCTCAAATACATTCTTTTGTTACAAGATTCAATTTTGACCTG AGCCAATACCCTATTTTGTCCCGGCTGAATGAGGCATACAGTCTACTGCCAGCATTTCAAAATGCCATGCCAGAGAAGCAGCCTGATTATCCTTCCTCCAGCACTAGTTAG